The following coding sequences are from one Triticum dicoccoides isolate Atlit2015 ecotype Zavitan chromosome 4A, WEW_v2.0, whole genome shotgun sequence window:
- the LOC119287705 gene encoding uncharacterized protein LOC119287705, translating into MDQKGNHDTEMAIISDQEMIYEMIRKLLNEMEPLPGRMSNLPDKHRDQPVSRTVGLQLQSFEFIQAELSSTIELLSHLLSSELGLDLVDNEGFKEWLYALRRVAPSMNAYIHQCDQAAHCGCHAQIHRTAADFFFRLAGLPLPPYPRGVRDIEGIISHITERPFRYMNLLMADDGRRSTSTASGFVQPYTYTDAGENGLVGMEDTLRNKVVRLFMDDSNDLKVITIVGPAGVGKTTVAKVICDKLQKRGHCHGEGRGHPKA; encoded by the exons ATGGATCAG AAGGGAAACCATGACACAGAGATGGCGATAATCTCCGATCAGGAGATGATTTACGAGATGATCAGGAAACTACTCAATGAGATGGAGCCGCTTCCTGGGAGGATGTCCAACCTGCCGGACAAGCACCGAGATCAGCCTGTCAGCAGGACTGTAGGCCTCCAACTCCAGAGCTTCGAGTTCATCCAGGCTGAGCTGAGCAGCACGATAGAATTACTGAGCCACCTGCTATCCTCAGAGCTGGGGCTGGATTTGGTTGACAACGAGGGCTTCAAGGAGTGGTTGTACGCGTTACGCCGCGTGGCTCCGAGTATGAATGCTTACATCCATCAATGTGACCAAGCTGCACACTGTGGATGTCATGCACAGATACACAGAACAGCCGCAGACTTCTTCTTTCGTCTTGCGGGGCTCCCACTGCCACCATATCCACGTGGAGTCAGAGATATTGAGGGAATCATATCCCACATCACTGAACGACCCTTCAGGTACATGAATCTTCTGATGGCGGATGATGGTCGTCGTTCTACCTCAACGGCGTCTGGTTTTGTGCAGCCATATACCTACACAGACGCTGGTGAAAATGGTCTTGTTGGCATGGAAGATACCCTACGAAATAAGGTGGTAAGGCTGTTCATGGATGATAGCAATGATCTTAAAGTAATCACAATCGTTGGACCTGCTGGGGTGGGGAAGACGACTGTTGCAAAGGTGATCTGCGACAAACTCCAAAAGAGGGGACACTGCCACGGCGAGGGTCGAGGTCACCCAAAGGCCTGA
- the LOC119283963 gene encoding disease resistance protein PIK5-NP-like: MKELLWNILSQIQLPEITTFGDEQELPLLVHDINRYLQDRRYLIIIDDLWKQSDWDIIKDAFPQNSMYSRVIVTTSLGSVAESCCFSTDYCGYVHEVGPMSEQDSKLLFRKTAHSEVSFPNYLEEEVLRKCAGIPLFISGMADWLREQKEEQLKLPTMLKQFERSLSPAYDDLPHWLKVQLLYVAMFPQGYIFAKSSFTKRLDAEMLTYPSCTEEDYFGELIDRNIITRVKSSSKQSRQAEEEGCHWQVNYFMLHFLASKSAANGFVYTSGTLKNSGDNKPRRLSLHEPDLQLPSLLEEMNLSYTRSLVVSGVVSGIPLDKLIFLKVLDLEGWCCFEEQHWLAICKLFLLRYLSLRKTLVRKLPPKIKDLYKLETLDLSHTQITELPSQMCELAGLRMLDLRGTPVMRLPKQFQKMRQLRHLLLGGNGVDNPNTTVTQVPEEIRYLCDLDTLAVDLSGCSPSLLEALGSIWKLRVLAINCSFHQSTDRKFQETLCSCIEKWEQLEALTIHCEPGCHMEFLSSDILVQTRWLMKFKVTGGRFLNFPRWLNKLDCWNALC, encoded by the exons ATGAAGGAGCTTCTCTGGAACATCCTGTCACAGATCCAGTTACCTGAAATCACCACGTTTGGAGATGAGCAGGAGCTACCCCTGCTGGTTCACGACATTAACAGATACCTGCAAGACAGGAg GTACCTTATCATAATTGACGATCTCTGGAAACAATCCGATTGGGATATCATCAAGGATGCTTTTCCTCAGAATAGCATGTACAGTCGAGTAATTGTGACCACAAGCCTTGGAAGTGTAGCCGAGTCATGTTGTTTCTCTACTGATTATTGCGGTTATGTTCACGAGGTTGGCCCAATGAGTGAGCAAGATTCAAAACTACTTTTCAGAAAAACTGCTCACTCTGAGGTTAGTTTCCCAAACTACTTAGAGGAAGAAGTATTAAGGAAATGCGCCGGCATTCCACTGTTCATATCTGGTATGGCTGACTGGTTGAGAGAACAAAAGGAAGAACAGTTGAAGCTTCCCACAATGCTGAAACAGTTTGAACGATCGTTGTCTCCTGCTTATGATGATCTTCCGCACTGGTTGAAAGTTCAGTTGTTGTATGTTGCCATGTTTCCTCAGGGTTATATCTTTGCAAAAAGTAGTTTCACCAAGCGATTGGATGCCGAAATGCTGACCTATCCATCTTGTACTGAAGAGGACTATTTTGGGGAGCTCATAGATAGGAATATCATCACCCGAGTGAAAAGCAGTAGCAAACAGTCTCGTCAAGCAGAGGAAGAGGGCTGCCACTGGCAAGTGAATTACTTCATGTTACATTTCCTTGCTTCCAAATCAGCTGCGAATGGCTTTGTTTATACCAGTGGCACACTGAAAAACTCAGGAGACAATAAACCACGACGGTTGTCCCTCCACGAGCCTGATCTGCAGCTTCCATCACTGCTGGAAGAAATGAATTTATCGTACACCCGTTCACTTGTGGTCTCTGGTGTAGTGAGCGGGATCCCTCTTGATAAGCTTATATTTTTGAAGGTGCTGGACCTTGAAGGTTGGTGTTGCTTCGAGGAGCAACACTGGTTGGCAATATGTAAACTGTTTCTGCTACGGTACCTGAGCCTGAGGAAGACACTGGTCAGAAAGCTCCCTCCCAAGATTAAGGATTTGTACAAACTAGAAACACTAGATCTAAGCCACACACAGATCACTGAGCTACCGTCACAAATGTGCGAGCTTGCAGGGCTGAGGATGTTGGACCTAAGAGGGACCCCAGTCATGCGGCTGCCAAAACAATTCCAGAAGATGCGGCAGTTGCGACACCTTCTCCTTGGTGGCAATGGAGTTGATAACCCCAACACAACAGTGACACAAGTACCGGAGGAAATCCGGTATCTTTGTGACCTAGATACACTTGCAGTTGATTTGAGTGGATGCTCTCCAAGCCTTTTAGAGGCTCTTGGTTCCATATGGAAACTAAGAGTGTTGGCCATAAATTGTTCTTTTCACCAGTCTACTGACAGAAAGTTCCAGGAAACCTTGTGTTCATGCATAGAGAAATGGGAACAGCTCGAGGCTCTGACCATCCACTGCGAACCCGGTTGTCACATGGAGTTTTTAAGTTCTGATATCTTGGTTCAAACTCGTTGGCTAATGAAATTTAAGGTGACAGGTGGAAGATTTCTCAACTTTCCCCGATGGCTCAATAAGCTTGATT GTTGGAATGCCTTGTGCTAG